The Bacteroidia bacterium genome includes a window with the following:
- the aroC gene encoding chorismate synthase produces MQGSSFGKAFCIHTFGESHGGAVGVVIEGCPAGIPISIEKIQYELNRRRPGQSKITTSRKETDTVHVLSGVEKEITLGTPILLLVYNQDAKPNDYTDIAHTFRPSHADFTYFKKYGITASSGGGRASARETLARVAAGAIAKQVLQYCCAVEILAYVSQIWKIKSQVDPNQVQPEDIEKNIVRCPDISAAQMMEEAILQAKAEGDSLGGIITGVVRNVPIGLGEPVFDKFSADLAKAMLSINAAKGFEYGSGFESVLYKGSQLNDAFYTDEKGNIRTETNHSGGIQGGITNGEPIIFRVAFKPTSTILKTQKTVDKYGQNVVIHPKGRHDPCVVPRAVPIVEAMTAIVLLDHYLRNKIVKI; encoded by the coding sequence CTTCGGAAAAGCCTTCTGCATTCACACTTTTGGCGAATCACATGGCGGAGCAGTAGGAGTAGTAATAGAAGGTTGTCCCGCAGGAATTCCGATATCCATTGAAAAAATACAGTACGAACTCAATCGCCGCAGACCCGGACAAAGCAAAATTACTACCTCTCGTAAAGAAACCGATACTGTACATGTTCTATCAGGAGTGGAAAAAGAAATAACTCTCGGCACACCTATATTGCTATTGGTCTATAATCAAGATGCTAAACCTAACGACTATACTGATATTGCTCACACATTTAGACCTTCACACGCAGACTTTACATACTTCAAAAAATATGGCATCACTGCATCCAGCGGAGGAGGTAGAGCATCTGCACGAGAAACTTTAGCCCGAGTAGCCGCAGGCGCAATTGCGAAACAAGTCCTTCAATACTGCTGTGCAGTGGAGATTTTAGCTTACGTTAGTCAAATATGGAAAATAAAAAGTCAAGTAGATCCGAATCAAGTTCAGCCCGAAGATATAGAAAAGAATATAGTCCGCTGCCCCGATATAAGCGCTGCTCAAATGATGGAAGAAGCTATTTTACAAGCAAAAGCAGAAGGCGACTCATTAGGCGGTATTATTACAGGAGTGGTAAGAAATGTTCCTATTGGCTTAGGCGAACCTGTTTTTGACAAATTTTCAGCTGATTTAGCCAAAGCTATGCTTTCCATAAACGCTGCGAAAGGTTTTGAATACGGTTCAGGGTTTGAGAGCGTTCTTTACAAAGGCTCTCAACTTAACGACGCTTTTTATACCGATGAAAAAGGTAATATACGCACAGAAACTAATCATTCAGGTGGAATACAAGGAGGTATAACCAACGGCGAGCCTATTATTTTTAGAGTAGCGTTCAAACCTACCTCCACTATTCTTAAAACTCAAAAAACGGTTGATAAATATGGTCAAAATGTAGTGATACATCCAAAAGGTAGACACGATCCTTGTGTAGTACCTCGTGCTGTACCTATCGTTGAAGCTATGACGGCAATTGTCCTATTAGACCACTATTTACGTAACAAAATAGTGAAAATTTGA